In the genome of Phyllobacterium zundukense, one region contains:
- a CDS encoding NAD(P)H-quinone oxidoreductase — MIGLPESMTAIAISEPGGPDVLKAEQRPVPAPAENEILIRVAAAGVNRPDVFQRAGSYPPPKGSSDLPGLEVAGEVAAVGAGVSRWKAGNKVCALTPGGGYAEYVAVDSLSALPIPDGLSFVEAAAIPETFFTVWHNVFELGALKQGETLLIHGGASGIGTTAIMLAKAFGATVIVTAGTDEKCAACRELGADAAINYRTADWLAEVRDVTGRQGADVILDMVGGPYIEKNYQAAAIGGRIVNIAFLQGSRADVDFMRLMMKRLTHTGSTLRAQSLEAKARIAAELEANVWPLLAEGKCRPLIHACFPFTEASQAHTLMEANTNIGKIVLTVE, encoded by the coding sequence ATGATCGGCCTTCCCGAAAGTATGACTGCGATCGCCATCAGCGAACCGGGCGGTCCTGATGTGCTCAAAGCGGAACAGCGCCCTGTTCCTGCCCCTGCGGAAAACGAAATCCTCATTCGTGTTGCCGCCGCCGGTGTCAACCGCCCCGATGTGTTTCAGCGCGCGGGTAGCTATCCGCCGCCGAAAGGCTCCTCGGACCTGCCCGGTCTCGAAGTTGCGGGCGAAGTGGCGGCCGTGGGAGCCGGTGTGTCACGATGGAAAGCGGGAAACAAGGTCTGCGCCCTGACACCGGGTGGCGGTTACGCCGAATACGTAGCTGTCGACAGCTTGAGTGCGCTCCCGATCCCTGACGGGCTTTCGTTTGTTGAAGCCGCAGCCATACCGGAAACCTTCTTTACCGTTTGGCACAACGTCTTCGAGCTTGGCGCCTTGAAGCAGGGTGAAACCCTTTTGATCCATGGCGGCGCATCGGGCATAGGAACGACTGCGATCATGCTTGCCAAGGCATTCGGTGCGACAGTGATCGTAACCGCAGGGACGGACGAAAAATGCGCCGCTTGCCGCGAACTCGGTGCCGATGCGGCAATCAATTACCGCACGGCGGATTGGCTGGCAGAGGTCAGGGACGTGACCGGACGGCAAGGTGCCGACGTCATCCTCGACATGGTCGGCGGTCCCTATATCGAGAAAAACTACCAGGCGGCGGCGATCGGCGGACGCATCGTCAATATCGCATTTCTGCAAGGCTCGCGCGCCGATGTCGACTTTATGCGCCTGATGATGAAGCGCCTGACGCACACCGGCTCAACGCTACGCGCGCAGTCTCTCGAGGCAAAGGCGCGGATCGCCGCCGAGCTTGAAGCCAATGTCTGGCCGCTCCTCGCCGAGGGGAAATGCCGGCCGCTTATCCACGCGTGCTTTCCATTTACCGAGGCAAGCCAGGCCCACACATTGATGGAGGCCAATACCAATATCGGCAAGATTGTGCTGACCGTTGAATAA